The following proteins are encoded in a genomic region of Hyphomicrobiales bacterium:
- a CDS encoding antibiotic biosynthesis monooxygenase family protein, with the protein MQTLLFEMQPRAGHEDHYFAHATKLKPLVLAEPGLMFLDRFQSLSREGLILSHSRWRDEAAIASWRSNGTHHQTQMAGRTKHFSDYRIRIGTAIINLDEQGSISRFENHGSYREEGDKPPRYHAIIISQDAPYDGEGESFKSVYNEGVYLHIQDCPTLKDGETLMASLTENDAVQYANLTHTSRDYGMFEREEAPQYMPEMTE; encoded by the coding sequence ATGCAAACTCTTCTCTTTGAAATGCAACCAAGAGCCGGCCACGAAGATCATTATTTCGCGCACGCAACCAAACTAAAACCATTGGTGTTGGCAGAGCCTGGATTAATGTTCTTAGATCGGTTCCAATCTTTGAGCAGAGAAGGTCTTATCCTATCCCACTCGCGTTGGCGCGATGAAGCAGCCATTGCAAGCTGGCGCTCAAATGGCACGCATCACCAAACCCAAATGGCCGGACGCACTAAGCATTTTTCTGACTACCGCATTCGCATAGGAACGGCGATCATCAACCTTGATGAACAAGGCTCGATCTCACGCTTTGAGAACCACGGCAGTTATCGCGAAGAAGGTGATAAACCGCCGCGCTACCATGCCATTATTATAAGCCAAGATGCGCCCTATGACGGCGAAGGCGAGAGCTTTAAAAGCGTTTACAATGAAGGCGTTTATCTTCATATTCAAGATTGCCCGACACTCAAGGACGGCGAAACATTGATGGCAAGCCTTACAGAAAATGATGCCGTTCAATATGCCAACCTCACCCACACATCGCGCGATTACGGAATGTTTGAACGCGAAGAAGCCCCGCAATATATGCCAGAAATGACTGAGTGA
- a CDS encoding copper resistance protein CopC produces MKSILLSICLLFTATTLSFSHSVVTNSSPENGARLRVAPKHLEVSFSKPTRVVKASLSRNEDDPVKLTLSTKEPTKMIRFSPAPNTAGDYVVEWRALSKDGHALKGSLEFSIVEPN; encoded by the coding sequence ATGAAATCTATTTTACTTTCAATCTGCCTTCTTTTCACCGCCACGACATTGTCGTTCAGTCATTCTGTTGTGACGAACAGCAGCCCTGAAAATGGCGCGCGTTTGCGTGTCGCTCCCAAACATCTGGAAGTCTCATTTTCCAAACCAACCCGCGTTGTTAAAGCAAGCCTCTCCCGCAACGAAGACGATCCGGTGAAACTCACGCTTTCAACCAAAGAACCGACCAAGATGATCCGCTTTTCGCCGGCACCTAATACGGCAGGTGATTATGTTGTCGAATGGCGTGCGCTCAGCAAAGATGGCCATGCGTTAAAAGGCAGCCTCGAATTTTCGATTGTTGAACCAAATTAA